One window of Cohnella hashimotonis genomic DNA carries:
- a CDS encoding MarR family winged helix-turn-helix transcriptional regulator, producing the protein MDRRKYLSAYLEKFTLHRKMWETAWAKHNKNGLTSSQAFTLILLNAGPQQPKDLMYMLGVTSGGVTVIADKLSELGAVRRVKHGEDGRAVFLELTEKGREMYPDVKRDFDALMDEVFTPLTDAEVAMLAQLFGKLVDGN; encoded by the coding sequence TTGGATAGACGCAAATATTTGTCGGCTTATCTGGAGAAGTTTACGCTGCATCGGAAGATGTGGGAGACAGCCTGGGCGAAGCACAACAAGAACGGATTGACCAGCAGCCAGGCATTCACGCTGATCCTGTTGAACGCGGGCCCACAACAGCCAAAAGACTTGATGTATATGTTAGGCGTTACTTCAGGCGGGGTGACCGTCATTGCGGACAAGCTCTCGGAGCTGGGCGCCGTTCGCAGAGTCAAGCATGGCGAAGATGGTCGTGCCGTTTTCCTCGAGCTCACGGAAAAAGGCCGGGAAATGTACCCGGATGTCAAGAGAGATTTTGACGCCTTGATGGATGAGGTATTTACGCCTCTTACCGACGCAGAGGTGGCCATGCTGGCGCAGTTGTTCGGGAAATTGGTCGATGGCAATTAA
- a CDS encoding cupredoxin domain-containing protein, translated as MKKTRSALFIAMLALAAVLALSACGSNNDDNASASSPAASASASSSASAPAAAGETKEITLKATNFEFDQTEIKAKVGDTLKITLKNESGVHGMEIKDLGVNIKNGETATIVLDKAGTYDFNCSVMCGTGHDNMTGQLIVE; from the coding sequence ATGAAAAAAACAAGATCTGCGCTTTTCATCGCCATGCTTGCCTTGGCAGCCGTGTTGGCCCTGAGCGCCTGCGGCAGCAATAATGACGACAACGCATCCGCCTCTTCGCCTGCAGCTTCTGCTTCCGCAAGTTCGAGCGCATCGGCACCTGCCGCAGCCGGCGAGACGAAGGAAATTACGTTGAAGGCAACCAACTTCGAATTCGACCAGACCGAGATCAAAGCCAAAGTCGGCGACACGCTGAAAATCACATTGAAAAATGAGAGCGGCGTTCACGGCATGGAAATCAAAGACCTGGGCGTTAACATCAAGAACGGCGAAACGGCTACGATTGTACTGGACAAAGCCGGCACTTACGATTTCAACTGCTCCGTCATGTGCGGTACCGGACATGACAACATGACCGGCCAATTGATCGTCGAATAA
- a CDS encoding ABC transporter substrate-binding protein: protein MYRRFMLVKLLSLMAAIIFLLLGCSSSKTEKSQSPIYEESEIAIPAEQFPVYTVKKGAGENYILSLYDTKKQSFNLAYADESLTPKETIGNDLSRLIDYSNVQLYPNAEYGVGNRPIYDTSEAGDIYILQFKIRYKDKLPYMDGESVVVVYDKTGKLIRELSVQPSESIRNFKPIKLIAREKRIVLIGNTGIQILDEQGRTLDEVAIASTQAVNVELGVAQKLPSGIIIDADLISADQIVVLQEPSSGHSYISSYSPSSRNTAWSTELPGGFLSRGVSFEAHDSSIYVSSVDSILAYDANGKYRKEIIKYEQYQSGDWVLPFMNRSETLQPGSYFYNDKNELVLFLQATDETRTIRKGFLYRELSGDEKKARVAALAREAEQKEVVRVLAPFKDNNLELKAKQFEKSHPGLRVEFTFFRESDEEFNFEDYKQYVSLQIFTDKLKWDIMATQLLPFKDYLDKDLFADVATINAEKWEQEKNKFLPNILEASTVDGTLKLIPGRISLFTVLAERSAGADLPPSSYRWSDLLQRAELAKKNNPNVKAWYMGAGEDSFVNRYERISDAFESDLMSLRDRPEEQKALIEQLLDFLKRTGNANDYASPPQDKPLYIANYFTVSSFTDYLDLLGKEKVLLGPPALQQSGRHPFMIQEGYAVNKKSDKKEQALELALYLAEHAEPNNILYKDTFDQLKQNVGTSPERIEAIEGLREITDSLDTLRYIDHRLTDALFYTARQYAEGVTDLNTAVETIQNKLWLYMNE from the coding sequence ATGTATCGGCGTTTTATGCTTGTTAAGCTTTTGTCTCTGATGGCAGCCATCATATTCTTGTTGCTGGGCTGTTCTTCCTCCAAAACGGAAAAATCTCAAAGCCCGATTTACGAGGAGTCAGAGATCGCAATACCTGCTGAACAATTTCCCGTTTATACGGTCAAAAAGGGTGCCGGAGAGAACTACATATTGTCTCTATATGATACGAAGAAACAATCGTTCAATCTGGCCTATGCGGACGAATCGTTGACTCCGAAAGAAACGATCGGCAATGACTTATCCCGGCTTATCGATTACAGCAACGTTCAACTATATCCGAATGCCGAGTACGGCGTAGGCAATCGTCCCATCTACGATACGAGTGAAGCCGGAGATATCTATATCCTTCAATTCAAAATTCGATATAAAGATAAGTTGCCGTATATGGACGGAGAGTCGGTTGTCGTTGTATATGACAAGACGGGAAAGCTTATTCGCGAATTATCCGTACAGCCGTCTGAGTCGATTCGCAATTTTAAACCGATCAAACTCATAGCGCGCGAGAAGCGTATTGTCCTCATAGGCAATACCGGCATTCAAATTTTGGACGAGCAGGGACGCACATTAGATGAGGTAGCCATAGCTTCGACACAAGCCGTTAACGTCGAACTTGGAGTCGCTCAGAAATTGCCGAGCGGAATCATTATCGATGCAGATCTCATAAGCGCCGACCAGATCGTTGTGTTGCAAGAACCTTCCTCCGGCCATTCCTATATTTCTTCCTATTCGCCTTCGTCGAGGAACACGGCTTGGAGCACTGAACTACCTGGTGGTTTTCTGTCCCGCGGCGTATCGTTTGAAGCGCATGACTCGTCGATCTATGTATCATCCGTTGACAGTATTCTAGCTTATGATGCAAATGGCAAGTATCGCAAAGAAATCATTAAGTATGAACAATATCAATCCGGCGATTGGGTGCTGCCGTTTATGAATCGCAGCGAGACGCTACAGCCAGGCTCTTATTTTTATAATGATAAGAATGAGCTGGTCCTCTTTCTTCAAGCAACCGACGAGACCAGAACAATTCGCAAGGGATTCTTATACCGCGAACTATCCGGTGATGAGAAAAAAGCGCGTGTCGCGGCTTTGGCGCGCGAGGCCGAGCAAAAAGAGGTCGTACGCGTATTGGCGCCCTTTAAGGACAATAATCTGGAGCTAAAGGCGAAGCAGTTTGAGAAGAGCCATCCCGGTTTAAGAGTGGAGTTCACTTTTTTTCGGGAGTCGGACGAGGAATTCAATTTTGAGGACTACAAGCAATATGTAAGTCTTCAGATTTTTACAGATAAGCTTAAGTGGGATATTATGGCTACTCAGCTGCTGCCATTTAAAGATTACTTGGATAAGGATCTATTTGCGGATGTCGCGACCATAAACGCTGAGAAATGGGAGCAGGAAAAAAATAAATTTCTTCCGAATATACTCGAGGCTTCCACAGTAGACGGAACGCTCAAACTGATTCCAGGCCGAATATCGTTGTTCACCGTTCTTGCGGAGCGATCGGCAGGCGCGGATCTGCCGCCGTCCAGCTACAGATGGAGCGACTTGCTGCAGCGCGCCGAACTCGCCAAGAAAAACAATCCGAACGTAAAAGCATGGTACATGGGGGCGGGCGAGGATTCCTTCGTTAACAGATATGAACGGATCAGCGATGCATTCGAATCGGATCTGATGAGCCTGCGAGACCGACCGGAAGAGCAAAAAGCATTGATCGAGCAGCTGCTGGATTTCTTAAAAAGAACCGGAAATGCGAACGATTACGCCTCGCCTCCGCAAGATAAGCCGCTGTATATCGCAAACTACTTTACCGTCTCTTCATTCACGGATTACTTGGACTTGTTGGGAAAAGAGAAGGTGCTGCTGGGGCCGCCTGCTCTCCAGCAATCGGGAAGACACCCGTTTATGATCCAGGAAGGCTATGCGGTTAATAAAAAAAGCGATAAAAAAGAACAGGCACTTGAGCTCGCATTGTATCTTGCTGAGCACGCCGAACCCAATAATATCCTTTATAAGGACACCTTCGATCAACTTAAGCAAAATGTAGGTACATCTCCCGAGCGGATCGAGGCCATCGAAGGACTCCGCGAGATCACGGATAGCTTAGATACGCTTCGCTATATCGATCACAGATTGACGGATGCTTTATTCTATACCGCACGGCAATATGCCGAGGGCGTAACCGACTTGAACACGGCCGTGGAAACGATACAGAACAAGCTCTGGTTATACATGAATGAATAA
- a CDS encoding sigma-70 family RNA polymerase sigma factor, producing the protein MSLSAPLNYTESSPSGRSLREAAMNETAFDEPLFASLKPGLTSFCYRMLGSMDDADDAVQETSIRVWQSGSTFRQESSFKTWVYRIASNLCLDKLRQSKRRALPVDLFDPAVAIVEPRDTQPDASWIWPSPDFGGNPEDRLVRRDTLQLCFIALLQALPPRQRAVLILKDVFEWSSKQIAETLAMSPAAVNSALQRARETMDRAQLRSDELSSMDVQPEQELLSRYVEAFEQFDINALVALFHEEGCMSMPPFEMWIRGKDDLSAFYSLTRWHCEGSRFVPVTVNGGYPALAQYMPGKEDASLVPWGIHVIETKEDQILHVQNFINAELFSRFGLPERLDR; encoded by the coding sequence TTGAGCCTCTCCGCCCCCTTGAATTATACTGAAAGTAGCCCTTCGGGGAGATCGTTAAGGGAGGCCGCGATGAACGAGACCGCATTTGACGAACCTTTATTTGCAAGCTTGAAGCCGGGCTTAACGTCGTTCTGTTACCGGATGCTGGGCTCGATGGACGATGCGGACGATGCCGTTCAGGAGACGAGTATTCGGGTCTGGCAGAGCGGGAGCACGTTCAGACAGGAATCTTCGTTCAAAACTTGGGTCTATCGAATTGCATCTAACCTCTGCCTGGACAAGCTGAGGCAATCCAAGCGCCGCGCGCTTCCCGTTGACTTGTTCGATCCGGCCGTCGCGATCGTTGAGCCGCGCGATACGCAGCCGGACGCGTCATGGATCTGGCCGTCTCCCGACTTTGGCGGCAATCCGGAGGATCGGCTCGTGCGCAGAGATACGCTTCAGCTGTGCTTCATCGCGCTCCTGCAGGCTTTGCCTCCGAGGCAGCGTGCGGTACTCATTTTGAAGGATGTATTTGAATGGTCGTCCAAGCAGATCGCGGAAACGCTCGCGATGTCGCCCGCAGCGGTGAACAGCGCCCTGCAGCGAGCCCGCGAGACGATGGACCGGGCGCAGCTTCGCTCCGACGAGCTCAGCAGCATGGATGTTCAGCCGGAGCAGGAGCTGCTATCCCGGTACGTGGAAGCCTTCGAACAGTTCGATATCAACGCGCTCGTCGCGTTGTTCCACGAGGAAGGCTGCATGTCGATGCCGCCCTTCGAGATGTGGATCCGCGGCAAGGACGATTTGTCTGCCTTTTATTCGCTTACGCGCTGGCATTGCGAGGGTTCGCGATTTGTGCCCGTTACGGTGAATGGCGGTTATCCGGCGTTGGCCCAGTATATGCCGGGCAAGGAGGACGCCAGCCTGGTGCCTTGGGGCATCCACGTCATCGAGACCAAAGAAGATCAAATCCTGCACGTTCAAAATTTCATCAATGCCGAATTATTTTCAAGATTTGGGCTGCCTGAGCGACTCGACCGATGA
- a CDS encoding NERD domain-containing protein, with translation MIYLLLLIILILGVISRSPKIKGMIGETSVRRKLGKLDPKEYTVLHDVMIQRPDGKTSQIDHLVVSNYGVFVIETKNYTGWIMGSEKSEYWTQVIYKRKEKLYNPIRQNYGHIKALESFLEDETIPFISIVAFSTRADLKLEPMSAEVVYTTRLVSTIQKYKTLVLSEEKRLNIHKALSTKTVHTRQERKKHVADIKVNLKEKEALVSAGICPRCNGKLMERRGKNGAFIGCSSYPKCGFTKTS, from the coding sequence ATGATTTATCTGCTGTTATTGATAATCCTCATACTGGGGGTGATATCCAGATCCCCAAAAATTAAAGGCATGATAGGCGAAACCTCCGTTCGCCGTAAGCTAGGCAAGCTTGATCCCAAAGAGTACACGGTACTCCACGATGTTATGATCCAGCGACCTGACGGGAAGACATCGCAGATCGACCATCTCGTCGTATCGAATTATGGTGTGTTTGTCATTGAGACCAAGAACTACACGGGATGGATCATGGGGAGCGAGAAGTCGGAGTATTGGACGCAAGTGATATACAAACGCAAGGAGAAGCTCTACAATCCGATCCGGCAGAACTACGGACATATTAAGGCGCTGGAAAGTTTTCTGGAGGATGAGACGATACCATTCATATCCATCGTTGCTTTTAGCACGCGTGCGGACCTTAAGCTTGAGCCTATGAGTGCAGAGGTCGTTTATACGACGAGGTTGGTATCAACGATACAGAAGTATAAGACGCTTGTGTTGTCTGAGGAGAAGAGGCTAAATATTCATAAGGCACTGTCTACTAAGACTGTTCATACCCGACAAGAACGAAAAAAACACGTCGCTGACATCAAAGTAAACTTGAAGGAGAAAGAGGCGCTGGTGAGTGCGGGCATCTGTCCAAGATGCAACGGGAAGCTGATGGAGAGACGCGGAAAGAATGGTGCATTCATTGGCTGTAGCAGCTATCCGAAGTGTGGATTTACGAAGACAAGTTAG
- a CDS encoding aspartyl-phosphate phosphatase Spo0E family protein, with the protein MLHLLHQYEEEKRKLNELGRRSLEQGIPLYMNEAVQAQSRKVDELIVQLHKKKAERNKRLRP; encoded by the coding sequence ATGCTCCACTTACTCCATCAGTATGAGGAGGAAAAGCGAAAGTTAAACGAGCTGGGGCGGCGGTCGTTGGAGCAGGGGATACCGTTGTACATGAACGAGGCGGTGCAAGCGCAGAGTCGAAAGGTGGACGAGCTGATCGTTCAATTACATAAGAAGAAGGCGGAACGCAATAAGCGGCTGCGTCCATAA
- a CDS encoding pyrroloquinoline quinone-dependent dehydrogenase, protein MRKKLALSGAVMAAVLALSACSSNNNSDASSSQSASASASPSASASASASASASASASSSAGSTFENFPTYGFDLGNTRHVPFKEITADNVNDLGVVWTADFKSLDKDVKNGNQSYPVVVDGVIYITTGGNQVFAFEGATGKQLWHWKPDAAMLEKISKGGIVANRGVAVAEGKVFMLTTDNQVIALDQKTGALVKAVAISDAVEGVTLENGYYETTAPIYFNGNIFIGSSGGDNGVRGFVMAYKASDLSPAWDAPFWTVPPKGQDWLKNSKYHGGGAVWNPVAIDQDTGIMYFSVGNPAPDFYAKDRPGANPYTDSVVAVEAATGKLIWAQQEISHDQWDYDAAASPMILNATVNGKSQKVVVEGGKSGQWWAWDAATGDVIWDGVPFAKIDHPEPTEEGVLVYPGVLGGENYAPETYDPATNYVLIPGVEYPSLIKRAADQDHAFDAQNPGAMAFGTAMGEVPADITPYGTVTAIDVNTGKQVYQNKTKDMMRGGLTSTDTGLAFYGELDGKINAMDIKTGKVLWTFQTSGDNVQAAPALFTVDGKTYLTFTTGGTKPKIHVFALGGDKTQGSEGQANNGNAHESSSK, encoded by the coding sequence TTGCGTAAAAAACTGGCTTTATCCGGCGCTGTCATGGCTGCGGTGCTAGCACTGTCGGCTTGCAGCAGCAACAATAATTCCGACGCTTCTTCGTCCCAGTCGGCTTCGGCATCCGCCTCGCCTTCAGCATCCGCGTCCGCATCTGCGTCCGCATCTGCATCTGCATCTGCTTCTTCTTCCGCAGGCTCGACGTTCGAAAACTTCCCGACCTACGGATTCGATCTGGGCAACACGCGCCACGTTCCCTTTAAGGAGATCACGGCCGACAATGTCAACGATCTGGGTGTCGTTTGGACGGCAGACTTCAAATCGCTTGATAAGGATGTAAAAAACGGCAACCAATCGTACCCGGTCGTTGTGGACGGCGTGATCTACATCACGACGGGCGGCAACCAGGTATTCGCATTCGAAGGCGCAACCGGCAAGCAGCTATGGCACTGGAAGCCTGACGCCGCCATGCTTGAGAAAATTAGCAAAGGCGGTATCGTCGCCAACCGTGGCGTCGCAGTCGCCGAAGGCAAGGTCTTCATGCTGACCACGGACAATCAAGTCATCGCGCTGGATCAGAAAACCGGCGCATTGGTCAAAGCGGTCGCCATCTCCGATGCGGTGGAAGGCGTAACGCTGGAAAATGGTTACTATGAGACGACCGCTCCGATTTACTTTAACGGCAACATCTTCATCGGAAGCAGCGGCGGCGACAACGGCGTGCGCGGCTTCGTCATGGCCTACAAAGCGAGCGATCTCTCGCCGGCCTGGGACGCTCCGTTCTGGACCGTACCGCCGAAGGGCCAGGATTGGCTGAAAAACAGCAAGTACCATGGCGGCGGCGCTGTCTGGAACCCGGTCGCAATCGACCAAGATACGGGAATCATGTACTTCTCCGTCGGCAACCCGGCTCCGGACTTCTACGCCAAAGACCGTCCCGGCGCGAACCCGTACACGGACTCGGTCGTCGCGGTCGAAGCCGCCACGGGCAAGCTGATCTGGGCCCAGCAGGAGATCAGTCACGACCAGTGGGACTATGACGCTGCGGCATCCCCGATGATCCTGAACGCCACGGTCAACGGAAAATCGCAAAAAGTCGTCGTTGAAGGCGGCAAATCCGGCCAATGGTGGGCGTGGGATGCGGCAACGGGCGATGTAATCTGGGACGGCGTGCCGTTCGCCAAGATCGATCACCCCGAGCCGACGGAAGAAGGCGTGTTGGTGTATCCCGGCGTCCTCGGCGGAGAAAACTACGCGCCGGAGACGTACGACCCCGCCACCAACTATGTGCTGATCCCGGGTGTTGAGTATCCGTCCTTGATCAAGCGCGCCGCAGACCAGGATCATGCATTCGATGCGCAGAATCCGGGAGCGATGGCGTTCGGCACGGCGATGGGCGAAGTGCCGGCCGACATCACGCCTTATGGCACGGTAACCGCGATCGACGTCAACACCGGCAAGCAAGTGTACCAGAACAAAACGAAGGACATGATGCGCGGCGGCTTGACCAGCACCGATACCGGTCTTGCCTTCTACGGCGAGCTCGACGGCAAGATCAACGCCATGGATATTAAAACGGGCAAGGTGCTCTGGACCTTCCAAACGTCCGGCGATAACGTTCAGGCCGCTCCGGCGCTCTTCACCGTCGACGGCAAAACGTACCTGACCTTCACCACCGGCGGCACGAAACCGAAAATCCACGTATTCGCGCTCGGCGGCGACAAAACGCAGGGCAGCGAAGGGCAAGCCAACAACGGAAACGCGCACGAAAGCAGCAGCAAGTAA
- a CDS encoding carboxypeptidase-like regulatory domain-containing protein, protein MKWLSRAVILFLLAAVAAGCTEKAKEKDQAPLQIRLDETAFTLKQWKMDGTHRSNVNGTLLLGDHPVQGAILHTGESKRNIETDASGKFEILLDQSLLGTTDVNVVNLDQATVDGKPIDREAVGKGTGATASLRVFHPVVVESAARSEQDPDQTVVKGRLLADKTASVAYFQEDKYRIGGTVKDADGHPVQGATVWIVRDEGEGFAKSVETDAAGHYEMYYLPEEDEETDLNVRYNAMVYTLPKGKVYHIPEDTSVNIDITLPKEGTVIVDKPPTLVSHTAPGALYTGMLVGLNVPEGTDYTVTIPDAEGHFTLTVPSKVWEQKPTFFETNMTAFIEQGKKKAGDPIPGSFIKAEPNAPRNIEAQQEGQ, encoded by the coding sequence ATGAAATGGTTATCCAGAGCCGTCATTCTGTTCCTGCTCGCGGCAGTGGCCGCCGGCTGCACGGAAAAAGCCAAAGAAAAAGACCAGGCGCCCTTGCAGATTCGCTTGGACGAAACGGCTTTTACGCTGAAGCAGTGGAAAATGGACGGCACGCACCGTTCCAACGTAAACGGAACCTTGCTGCTCGGCGATCATCCCGTCCAGGGCGCCATCTTGCACACGGGCGAGAGCAAACGGAATATAGAAACGGATGCGAGCGGTAAATTTGAAATCTTGCTGGATCAAAGTCTGCTGGGGACGACCGACGTCAACGTGGTGAACCTCGACCAGGCGACCGTGGACGGCAAGCCGATCGATCGGGAAGCGGTGGGCAAAGGAACCGGGGCGACGGCTTCCTTGCGCGTTTTTCACCCGGTTGTCGTGGAATCGGCTGCTCGATCGGAGCAGGATCCGGATCAGACCGTGGTCAAGGGACGCCTGCTGGCCGACAAAACCGCGTCGGTCGCTTATTTTCAGGAAGATAAATACCGGATCGGCGGCACCGTTAAAGATGCGGATGGCCATCCGGTTCAAGGCGCCACCGTATGGATTGTCCGGGACGAGGGCGAAGGCTTCGCCAAATCCGTCGAAACGGATGCGGCCGGCCATTATGAGATGTATTATTTGCCGGAAGAAGACGAAGAGACGGATCTTAATGTCCGCTACAACGCGATGGTTTATACTTTGCCCAAGGGCAAGGTCTACCACATCCCCGAAGACACCAGCGTGAACATCGACATTACCCTGCCGAAGGAAGGGACGGTCATCGTCGACAAGCCGCCGACGCTGGTCAGCCATACCGCCCCGGGCGCTTTGTACACCGGGATGCTGGTCGGACTGAACGTTCCGGAAGGCACCGATTATACCGTTACGATTCCGGACGCGGAAGGGCATTTCACGTTGACGGTTCCGAGCAAGGTTTGGGAGCAGAAGCCGACCTTTTTTGAAACGAACATGACCGCGTTCATCGAACAAGGGAAAAAGAAAGCCGGAGATCCAATTCCCGGCTCCTTCATCAAGGCCGAGCCCAATGCGCCGAGAAACATCGAGGCGCAGCAGGAAGGGCAATAA
- a CDS encoding SRPBCC family protein, whose protein sequence is METNQPTKVTVETVIQAPVEKVWRYWTEPNHITKWNQASEDWHAPRAENDLRVGGEFTTRMEAKDGSMGFDFGGVYDVVNLHEAISYTIGDGRRVDITFVNQGDATKVVETFDAEGTNPVEMQQAGWQAIMDNFKAYTEQN, encoded by the coding sequence ATGGAAACGAACCAACCAACGAAAGTAACCGTGGAAACTGTCATCCAAGCCCCTGTCGAGAAGGTATGGCGCTATTGGACCGAGCCGAATCACATCACGAAGTGGAACCAGGCATCCGAAGACTGGCATGCGCCGAGAGCGGAAAACGATCTGCGGGTGGGCGGCGAGTTTACGACACGTATGGAAGCGAAGGACGGCAGCATGGGCTTTGACTTTGGCGGCGTCTACGACGTCGTGAATCTGCATGAGGCGATCTCCTACACGATCGGAGACGGGAGACGCGTGGATATTACGTTCGTCAATCAAGGCGATGCGACGAAGGTCGTTGAGACGTTTGACGCGGAAGGCACCAATCCCGTTGAGATGCAGCAAGCGGGCTGGCAAGCGATTATGGACAATTTCAAAGCCTATACCGAGCAGAACTAA
- a CDS encoding helix-turn-helix domain-containing protein: MKHRKEPPGDKNIIGTKVVAVRTAKGLKQKEFLAKLQTFGLDISPTSLSRLEGQYRLVQDFEVLAIAKALDITVGELLGEVTS; the protein is encoded by the coding sequence ATGAAGCATCGGAAAGAACCGCCAGGCGATAAAAACATAATCGGCACCAAAGTGGTTGCCGTCCGAACTGCTAAAGGGTTAAAGCAAAAGGAGTTTCTGGCTAAGCTCCAGACCTTTGGTCTTGATATAAGTCCAACTAGTCTGTCACGTCTAGAAGGGCAGTACCGGCTTGTTCAGGATTTTGAGGTTCTCGCGATTGCGAAGGCTTTGGATATTACCGTGGGGGAATTATTGGGAGAAGTGACTTCATAG
- a CDS encoding carbohydrate ABC transporter permease, whose protein sequence is MAVALSVHNAIRGSIWLLHSFVLYYAIPTASIAYSWTLLFGNSGIVNRVIHEIFGGLLINWLDGNWLFVPLVSFFLIKYCAYPILILLGGLQAIPGDLYEAAAIDGASFMRKTRWITIPLLLPELSFIALLGFFYNFKIYKEAYAMFGAYPPRSIYLVQHFMNNNFIQLNLNRLVASSTLTAAVAALLILLLVRMNRSAYEP, encoded by the coding sequence ATGGCTGTGGCGTTGTCCGTGCACAATGCCATTCGGGGCAGCATATGGCTGCTGCATTCATTCGTGCTTTATTACGCGATTCCTACGGCATCCATTGCCTACAGCTGGACGCTGCTATTCGGCAATTCCGGCATCGTGAATCGGGTTATCCATGAGATATTCGGCGGGCTTCTCATCAATTGGCTGGATGGGAACTGGTTGTTTGTCCCGCTCGTCAGTTTTTTTCTGATCAAGTACTGTGCCTATCCGATATTGATTCTGCTCGGCGGACTTCAGGCGATACCCGGTGATCTATACGAGGCGGCTGCAATCGATGGTGCGTCGTTCATGCGCAAGACCCGATGGATCACGATCCCGCTGCTGCTGCCGGAGCTCAGCTTCATCGCGCTGCTCGGCTTTTTTTATAACTTCAAAATATACAAGGAAGCGTACGCGATGTTCGGCGCCTATCCGCCCCGATCGATTTATCTCGTCCAGCACTTTATGAATAACAACTTTATACAATTGAACCTGAATCGCCTGGTCGCTTCATCTACATTGACGGCTGCAGTCGCGGCGCTTCTGATTCTACTCCTCGTTCGAATGAATCGATCCGCTTATGAGCCGTAA
- a CDS encoding carbohydrate ABC transporter permease — protein sequence MNIRLARGRRALQATGISLVVFVLFIPCLILVNYALADPVQVESTINQISGVNGQGTIFIRAFDLREFVRVTTGSSKLAGAFLNSFLYSAGIAAGQMILAFPAAVSLALLRVKGRAFVLSLYLILMLMPFQVTVVPSYLTLHALGLLNHPMGLLLPQWFIPFSAVLLYLFLVRIPHAFIEAGKMDGANWWRLVWHIVVPLTKSGIGSIALIQIIDSWNMIEQPVFFLTDMQLMPLSILIRQSIEVQPGEAFVPSLVFLVPVLIAYSIFYEQIIQGMQAIFKDGRKRDG from the coding sequence TTGAATATTCGTCTCGCTAGAGGGCGCAGAGCGCTCCAGGCGACAGGAATAAGTTTGGTGGTTTTCGTTTTATTTATTCCATGTTTAATCCTTGTGAACTACGCTTTGGCGGATCCGGTTCAAGTAGAGTCGACGATCAATCAAATAAGCGGCGTAAACGGTCAAGGGACAATATTTATTCGTGCATTCGATCTTAGAGAGTTCGTTCGCGTGACAACCGGAAGCTCCAAGCTGGCTGGCGCTTTTTTAAACTCCTTTTTATACAGCGCAGGCATCGCAGCGGGGCAGATGATATTGGCTTTTCCTGCGGCTGTATCGCTGGCATTGCTTCGTGTGAAGGGGAGAGCCTTTGTCCTTTCCTTATATCTGATCCTCATGCTCATGCCGTTTCAAGTGACCGTCGTGCCTTCATACCTGACGCTGCACGCGCTGGGCCTGTTGAACCACCCGATGGGTCTCCTGCTGCCGCAGTGGTTCATTCCATTCTCGGCTGTTTTGCTTTATCTGTTTTTAGTGCGGATCCCGCATGCTTTTATCGAAGCCGGCAAAATGGATGGGGCGAACTGGTGGCGGCTGGTTTGGCATATTGTCGTTCCGCTGACGAAGAGCGGTATAGGTTCGATTGCGTTGATACAGATCATCGATTCGTGGAACATGATTGAGCAGCCTGTATTTTTTCTGACCGATATGCAGCTTATGCCTTTATCGATACTCATTCGGCAATCGATCGAGGTCCAACCCGGCGAGGCCTTTGTTCCTTCCCTTGTGTTTTTAGTGCCCGTTCTAATCGCGTATTCGATTTTCTATGAACAGATTATTCAGGGCATGCAAGCGATATTTAAAGATGGAAGGAAGCGGGACGGGTAA